GGCGTTGGTCTTGTGCCGCGCGCCCGCCGGGACCAGGAGGTTGTCGGTGGAGGTGAGGTAACCGGCCGCGGGGATCGCGAACTTGATGTCCGGGTTGTCGGCCTGGAGCTGGATGAGGTCGCCCGCCCAGGCGAGGCACGCCGCGAGGTCGCCCTTGCTGAGGTCGGCGGTGTAGTCGTTGCCGGTGAAGCGGCGGATCTGCCTGGTCTCGACGCCCTTGCGGAGGCGGCCGATCGCCGCGTCGTAGTCGGCCGCGGTGACCTTGCCGGGGTCCTTGCCCATGTCGAGGAGGGTCATGCCGACCGTGTCGCGCATCTCGGAGAGGAACGCGACCCGGCCCTTCAGCTTCGGGTCGTCCAGGAGCTGGGTGACGGAGTCGACCCGGCGCCCGCCGGTCGCCTTGGCGTTGTAGGCGATGACGGTGGAGATGCCGGTCCAGGGGTACGAGTGGGCACGGCCCGGGTCCCAGTCGGGGCGGCGGAACTGCGGGGCGAGGTTGGCGTACGCGTTCGGGAGGTTCCCCGGGTCGAGCCTCTGCGCCCAGCCGAGGCGGATGATCCGGGCGGCGAGCCAGTCGGTGACGCAGATCAGGTCGCGTCCGGTGTCCTGGCCCGCGGCGAGCTGCGGCTTGATCTTGCCGAAGAACTCCACGTTGTCGTTGATGTCCTCGGTGTACTTGACGGTGATCCCGGTGCGCCGGGTGAACGCCTCCAGCGTCGGCCGGCGCTTCTCGTCGTCGCTGATGTCGATGTACTGCGTCCAGTTGGAGAACGCGAGCCGTTTCTCCTTGGCCGAGTGGTCGGTGGACGCGGGCCCCCGGCCCTCCCGCTTGGCGGGCGGGATGCCGCATCCGCTCAGCCCGGCGGCCCCGGCGAGGGTGAGGGCGCCGACGCCCGAGGCGCGCAGCAGGGAGCGGCGGGTGAGCGCTCCCCTGCCGTTCGCCAGGCTGCGCCGCATCGCGGCGAGTTGTGCCGCGGAGAGGCTGTCGGGCTCGTACTGCTCCATACGCTGTGCCTTTCGGGAAGGATCGGGCCGCTCGAAGGATCAGGTTGGCATGTCCTTATCGAAGCCGGACGCGGGGTGGCCCCTGACGGGCGCGCGGGCCGTCCCCGTCGGCGCGTACGCGGGCGAGCGCGGGCGTACGGTGCGTCCGCGGCGG
This genomic window from Streptomyces thermolilacinus SPC6 contains:
- a CDS encoding polyamine ABC transporter substrate-binding protein codes for the protein MEQYEPDSLSAAQLAAMRRSLANGRGALTRRSLLRASGVGALTLAGAAGLSGCGIPPAKREGRGPASTDHSAKEKRLAFSNWTQYIDISDDEKRRPTLEAFTRRTGITVKYTEDINDNVEFFGKIKPQLAAGQDTGRDLICVTDWLAARIIRLGWAQRLDPGNLPNAYANLAPQFRRPDWDPGRAHSYPWTGISTVIAYNAKATGGRRVDSVTQLLDDPKLKGRVAFLSEMRDTVGMTLLDMGKDPGKVTAADYDAAIGRLRKGVETRQIRRFTGNDYTADLSKGDLAACLAWAGDLIQLQADNPDIKFAIPAAGYLTSTDNLLVPAGARHKTNAERLIDYYYEPPVAARLAAYINYVCPVDGVREELARIDPAMAANTLILPDKAMAAKSHAFRSLSGEEETAFEEKFAKLIGA